A single Sporosarcina sp. FSL W8-0480 DNA region contains:
- the lepA gene encoding translation elongation factor 4, whose protein sequence is MNHEERLARQKNIRNFSIIAHIDHGKSTLADRLLEKTETVSSREMKSQTLDSMDLERERGITIKLNAVQLSYTAKNGEEYTFHLIDTPGHVDFTYEVSRSLAACEGALLVVDAAQGIEAQTLANVYLALDNDLEILPVINKIDLPAADPDKVKQEIEDVIGLDASEAVHASAKAGIGIEEILEQIVEKVPAPTGDPEAPLKALIFDSHYDQYKGVIVNIRIVEGTVKPGDKIRMMATGKEFEVIETGVFTPNISLRDELTVGDVGFLSAAIKNVGDTRVGDTITNAKNPANEPLPGYRRLNPMVFCGLYPIDSSKYVDLREALEKLELNDSALEFEAETSQALGFGYRCGFLGLLHMEIIQERIEREFKIDLITTAPSVIYNVVTTDGRELKVDNPSLMPDAQKIDHVEEPYVKASIMVPNDYVGTVMELCQHKRGNFITMDYLDATRVNIIYELPLAEIVYDFFDQLKSGTKGYASFDYELIGYKTSKLVKMDILLNGEQVDALSFIVHRDFSYERGKAIVEKLKNLIPRQQFEVPVQAAIGQKIVARSTIKSIGKNVLAKCYGGDISRKRKLLEKQKEGKKRMKQVGSVEVPQEAFMAVLKMDED, encoded by the coding sequence ATGAATCATGAAGAAAGATTGGCACGTCAAAAAAACATTAGAAACTTCTCTATCATTGCCCATATCGATCACGGGAAATCGACGTTGGCCGATCGTTTATTGGAAAAGACTGAAACAGTAAGTTCGCGTGAAATGAAATCACAAACATTGGATTCAATGGATTTGGAGCGTGAGCGCGGAATAACGATTAAATTGAACGCAGTGCAATTATCATACACGGCGAAGAATGGCGAGGAGTACACGTTCCACCTGATCGATACTCCGGGACACGTCGACTTTACGTACGAAGTATCGCGAAGCCTTGCAGCATGTGAGGGTGCTTTACTTGTCGTTGATGCAGCCCAAGGAATTGAAGCGCAAACGTTGGCAAACGTTTACCTCGCGCTCGACAATGATCTTGAAATTTTGCCTGTCATCAATAAAATCGATTTGCCGGCTGCCGATCCGGATAAAGTGAAACAGGAAATCGAAGATGTAATTGGCCTGGATGCCTCTGAGGCAGTACATGCTTCTGCAAAGGCTGGTATCGGCATTGAGGAAATCCTTGAGCAGATCGTCGAAAAAGTACCTGCGCCTACAGGTGATCCGGAAGCTCCGTTGAAAGCATTGATTTTCGATTCGCATTATGACCAGTACAAAGGTGTCATCGTCAATATCCGGATAGTCGAAGGGACTGTTAAGCCGGGTGATAAAATCCGCATGATGGCAACCGGCAAAGAATTCGAAGTCATTGAAACAGGAGTGTTCACACCGAATATTTCTTTGCGCGATGAGTTAACGGTAGGCGATGTCGGTTTCCTATCCGCAGCTATCAAAAACGTCGGAGATACACGTGTCGGTGACACAATTACGAATGCGAAAAATCCGGCCAATGAACCATTGCCAGGGTACCGTCGATTGAATCCTATGGTTTTCTGTGGGTTATATCCGATCGACTCGTCAAAATACGTGGATTTACGGGAAGCCCTTGAGAAACTTGAACTGAACGACTCAGCTTTGGAGTTTGAAGCCGAGACGTCACAAGCGTTAGGATTTGGATATCGATGTGGATTCCTTGGGTTACTACATATGGAAATCATCCAGGAGCGGATTGAACGTGAATTCAAAATTGATTTGATCACAACTGCTCCAAGTGTTATTTACAATGTCGTAACAACTGACGGAAGAGAATTGAAAGTGGATAACCCTTCATTGATGCCGGATGCACAGAAGATCGATCATGTTGAAGAACCTTATGTGAAAGCATCCATCATGGTGCCGAATGATTATGTTGGCACTGTCATGGAATTATGCCAGCATAAACGCGGTAACTTCATTACGATGGATTATTTGGATGCAACACGTGTAAATATCATTTACGAATTGCCTCTTGCTGAAATCGTATATGACTTTTTCGACCAATTAAAATCAGGTACTAAAGGATACGCATCATTTGACTATGAACTGATTGGCTATAAAACATCTAAGCTTGTCAAAATGGATATTCTATTGAATGGCGAGCAAGTTGACGCACTCAGCTTCATTGTCCATCGCGACTTCAGCTACGAACGTGGCAAAGCAATCGTTGAAAAATTGAAAAACCTTATTCCGCGTCAACAGTTTGAAGTGCCTGTCCAAGCTGCAATCGGTCAAAAGATTGTAGCGCGTTCGACGATTAAATCAATCGGTAAAAACGTTCTTGCTAAATGTTACGGAGGAGACATCTCCCGTAAGCGAAAACTTCTTGAAAAGCAAAAAGAAGGTAAAAAGCGCATGAAGCAGGTCGGCTCGGTAGAAGTACCGCAAGAAGCATTCATGGCAGTCCTTAAAATGGACGAGGATTGA
- the spoIIP gene encoding stage II sporulation protein P yields the protein MKKNMQIWSVIVFVLFLFPVVIQFIPEESKISNSKIIKENALIVYASNVVAEEEPIPEVEIEVHTEMEIEEEPKLGKVLLYNTHSTEAYKPITKAVDGKIAVNHQTENVVKMSDKLKSLLEINSVEADTLKKAVPYSRAYRDIRPFVKQQITENEYDLIIDIHRDDIGPDKSTVVHGEERYAKIAFVLGLDNPAYKQNEAITNRLNAAMEKRVPGITRGVIPKGGAGVDGKYNQDLHPKLVLLELGGVGNSEDELNRTLTVLSDAILELLDEEELELK from the coding sequence ATGAAGAAAAATATGCAAATATGGTCTGTAATCGTATTCGTTCTATTCCTATTCCCGGTTGTCATCCAATTTATACCGGAAGAATCCAAGATTTCCAATTCCAAAATTATTAAAGAAAATGCTCTCATCGTCTATGCATCCAACGTTGTGGCGGAGGAAGAGCCGATCCCTGAGGTTGAAATCGAAGTGCATACGGAAATGGAAATCGAAGAAGAACCGAAACTTGGAAAAGTATTACTTTATAATACTCACTCAACTGAGGCATACAAACCGATTACAAAAGCGGTTGATGGAAAAATTGCCGTAAACCATCAGACCGAGAATGTAGTAAAGATGAGTGACAAACTTAAAAGCTTACTCGAAATCAATAGCGTAGAAGCTGATACACTGAAAAAGGCAGTGCCTTATTCACGCGCCTATCGGGATATAAGGCCGTTCGTTAAACAGCAAATTACCGAAAATGAATATGACTTAATAATCGACATTCATCGGGATGATATCGGACCTGATAAGTCAACGGTTGTTCATGGAGAGGAAAGGTATGCAAAAATCGCATTTGTCCTTGGTTTGGATAATCCAGCTTATAAACAGAACGAAGCGATTACGAATAGATTAAATGCAGCCATGGAAAAGAGGGTGCCTGGCATTACAAGAGGCGTCATTCCGAAGGGCGGGGCGGGTGTTGACGGGAAGTATAACCAAGACCTTCACCCTAAACTCGTTCTTTTAGAGTTAGGTGGTGTAGGGAACTCGGAAGATGAGTTAAACAGGACACTAACAGTCCTTTCAGATGCCATCTTGGAATTGCTTGATGAGGAAGAGTTGGAACTGAAATGA
- the gpr gene encoding GPR endopeptidase encodes MDKYDFYRTDLLIENEEMVRHQTEKEKEKLKDSEGIQFDETRKGRVILTSVKINAEGEKRIGKKRGTYLTLTNPTLTHTDREGLEEMGEMLKSKLTEMTKDISNLNNGKILLVGLGNREVTPDAVGPLTMDRLKEIVPMYYSDEGSELFVYAPGVTIQTGLETADFVKAIVREIKPDVIIVVDALAARDSSRLCKTIQMTDTGIHPGSGVGNSRKELSKETLGIPVIAIGIPTVVDGPVLIADAINTLFTYIASKIEEESHPSSRLSVSNWLHTPNKDADRTKLIPIFGDWTSWPHEERVQLFEEVLSNHDLNTFISPKEIDSWAALYAEILTDSISEWIQELKTSH; translated from the coding sequence ATGGATAAATACGATTTTTATCGAACCGACCTATTAATCGAAAACGAAGAAATGGTTCGCCACCAAACGGAAAAGGAAAAAGAAAAATTAAAAGACTCCGAAGGCATTCAGTTTGATGAAACAAGAAAAGGCAGAGTAATTTTGACATCTGTCAAAATAAATGCCGAAGGTGAAAAAAGAATAGGGAAAAAAAGAGGCACCTATCTGACATTGACCAACCCAACTTTGACACATACCGATCGCGAAGGACTCGAAGAAATGGGAGAAATGCTGAAATCGAAACTAACCGAAATGACCAAGGACATATCTAATCTGAATAACGGAAAAATCCTATTGGTCGGGTTAGGGAATAGAGAAGTGACACCTGACGCCGTTGGGCCGCTCACGATGGATCGATTGAAAGAGATTGTCCCGATGTATTACTCGGACGAAGGGAGTGAACTGTTTGTCTATGCACCGGGTGTAACGATCCAGACTGGGTTAGAGACAGCCGATTTCGTTAAAGCCATCGTTCGTGAGATTAAACCGGATGTCATCATCGTCGTCGATGCTTTAGCGGCAAGGGATAGCTCTCGACTTTGTAAAACAATCCAAATGACAGACACAGGGATTCATCCAGGTTCTGGGGTTGGAAACAGCCGGAAAGAATTATCGAAAGAAACATTGGGAATTCCCGTCATTGCAATTGGTATTCCGACAGTCGTCGATGGTCCGGTCTTGATTGCCGATGCGATTAATACATTGTTTACGTATATCGCCTCCAAGATTGAAGAGGAAAGTCACCCATCCTCACGGTTGTCTGTTTCAAATTGGCTGCACACCCCGAATAAAGATGCGGACAGGACGAAACTTATCCCTATATTTGGGGATTGGACATCATGGCCACATGAGGAAAGGGTGCAATTATTTGAAGAGGTATTATCCAACCATGATCTAAATACATTTATTTCGCCTAAAGAGATCGACTCTTGGGCTGCCCTTTATGCTGAAATCTTAACTGACTCCATTAGCGAGTGGATTCAAGAACTTAAAACAAGTCATTGA
- the rpsT gene encoding 30S ribosomal protein S20: MPNIKGAIKRVKQSAAANEQNSQYKHAMRTAVRKADAALINKEENAAELLKDAVKKLDTAARKGLIHKNTAARQKARLTKKAL; encoded by the coding sequence ATGCCAAACATCAAAGGTGCAATTAAGCGCGTAAAACAAAGTGCGGCTGCGAATGAACAAAATTCACAGTATAAACATGCTATGCGTACTGCTGTGCGTAAAGCTGATGCTGCGCTCATCAATAAAGAAGAGAACGCTGCAGAACTTTTGAAAGACGCAGTTAAAAAGTTGGATACTGCTGCACGTAAAGGTCTAATCCACAAAAATACAGCAGCTCGTCAAAAAGCACGTCTTACTAAAAAAGCTTTGTAA
- the holA gene encoding DNA polymerase III subunit delta, whose product MVNAIWKSMSEGKIEPVYLLMGVERHLIDETIKRLIKALPDGEEDAVFRFDLDETPIEAVIEEADTLPFLVERKLVIANNASFLKAADKTKEKVVHNIALLEEWLSNPSPTATVVFLAPYEKLDGRKKITKLMMQKSSVIEAVPLVGRDLTTWIQNEASSFGVKISQEIAQVLIDMTGDSLLTLSSELEKIAMYMDGKGEVTKEIVEMLVPRLPEMDVFRLTDAYMNGNIKDTIKIYHDLLRNGEEPIMLTSLIAGQIRLMIHVNILVKKGYHQQQIAKTLNVHPYRVKLVMENRSMPNMERLLLILEKLADIDYQLKSTSGKRERVLEIFFMDPLRA is encoded by the coding sequence ATGGTAAATGCAATCTGGAAAAGCATGAGCGAGGGGAAGATAGAGCCTGTTTACTTGTTGATGGGCGTCGAAAGACATTTAATTGATGAGACGATCAAACGGCTAATTAAAGCCTTGCCGGATGGAGAAGAAGATGCCGTCTTCAGATTCGATCTGGATGAAACACCAATTGAAGCAGTAATTGAAGAAGCGGACACACTCCCATTCCTTGTAGAGAGAAAATTAGTCATCGCGAATAATGCGTCTTTCCTAAAAGCTGCTGATAAAACAAAAGAGAAGGTTGTACATAATATTGCGTTGCTTGAGGAGTGGCTATCGAACCCTTCTCCTACTGCCACAGTTGTCTTTTTGGCGCCTTACGAAAAGCTGGATGGCCGGAAAAAAATTACTAAACTTATGATGCAAAAGTCTTCAGTGATTGAAGCAGTACCACTCGTCGGACGTGATTTGACAACGTGGATTCAAAATGAAGCAAGTTCGTTTGGTGTCAAAATAAGTCAAGAAATTGCACAAGTACTGATCGATATGACTGGAGACAGTCTTTTAACGCTCTCTTCGGAACTTGAGAAAATTGCAATGTATATGGATGGAAAAGGCGAAGTAACAAAAGAAATAGTTGAAATGCTCGTCCCAAGACTACCCGAAATGGATGTCTTCAGATTGACAGATGCCTATATGAACGGAAATATAAAAGATACCATTAAAATTTACCATGACTTGCTCCGGAACGGTGAAGAACCAATAATGCTAACTTCCCTTATCGCTGGCCAAATCAGATTGATGATTCATGTCAACATATTGGTAAAAAAAGGATATCACCAACAACAAATAGCAAAAACCCTAAACGTCCACCCGTACCGCGTAAAACTCGTAATGGAAAACAGAAGCATGCCTAATATGGAAAGACTGCTGCTTATTCTCGAAAAATTAGCCGACATCGACTACCAACTAAAATCAACAAGCGGCAAAAGAGAAAGAGTCTTAGAGATATTCTTCATGGACCCATTAAGGGCATGA
- a CDS encoding YqzM family protein: MNEFEQDVQSKRNDLIDSGVGFIVAFVAFSAIFVVATIIDVVAR; encoded by the coding sequence ATGAATGAGTTTGAACAAGACGTACAGTCCAAACGCAATGATTTAATTGACTCAGGTGTTGGATTCATTGTAGCTTTCGTGGCTTTTTCTGCAATTTTCGTTGTTGCTACAATCATCGACGTCGTCGCACGTTAA
- a CDS encoding DNA internalization-related competence protein ComEC/Rec2, with the protein MIGEIRPIYVCIPVAVSAFAAYGPVHVLLLNLLLIPIFLRRKKDFLTPLLVLTASIFSYSLISVQIPKLKQANTPITIALTWTDQVKIDGGVLKGFAKTHSNEIVYSKLKFTDEEQKRQFEEIHIPSYQFILTGVFRDLPPAAHEYSFDMGNYLKANGAIGMFESDQVLSYKKNTGIQSVLAEHRWRIKQHIRENFPENLIVEAESLLIGDRSGMDEELAASYRTLGITHLFAISGLHVGLLTFLLRTLLIRLSMRKETVDTLLMILLPLYAVIAGGAPSVWRAVSVTVLILLTATGRFRMRMDDALAISAACFILLQPWVAFQPGFQLSYLAAFSLVYSTKILSRQKSGLAVSFLVTMITQLALYPILLYHFYELSLSSFVVNLLYVPVYSVIILPINILLLLLTYLLPSFAAIIFFIYEPLRNGLGLFTEFLSSLPYQMWVPGRPHGVLSALTVIGIFLFFISFERGRNLFHSLCFIFVPAVILHTSPYMNPTLKVTFLDVGQGDAIVIELPWKQEVYVIDAGGNVNFGEPNWRTPEREFEVGRKIVVPFLKGRGIKKIDKLILTHADSDHIEGADEVLEEIAVKEIHISPNSEKEWTMEEVLLISAEKKIPIFAMNEGVSWQQGSTTFSYIGPQRGLYKGNDSSLVLLMETSGPSFLFTGDLEVEGEKRIVREYKHVNWGRLILKAGHHGSRTSSSDLFIHTLNPELTILSYGRNNRYGHPHPEVLATFEQQKLQTLSTADHGSITIRVKKDRYSVHTSQ; encoded by the coding sequence TTGATTGGTGAAATTCGTCCCATTTATGTTTGTATCCCGGTTGCCGTATCGGCTTTTGCCGCATACGGTCCGGTTCATGTTTTATTACTCAATCTTCTTCTTATCCCCATTTTTCTTCGTAGAAAAAAAGATTTTCTCACACCACTTTTAGTGTTAACAGCATCGATTTTTTCTTATTCTCTCATTTCCGTGCAAATTCCCAAGCTGAAGCAGGCTAATACACCCATCACTATTGCACTTACATGGACAGACCAGGTGAAAATAGATGGAGGAGTGTTAAAGGGTTTTGCGAAAACTCATTCCAATGAAATCGTCTATTCAAAATTGAAGTTTACCGATGAAGAACAGAAAAGACAGTTCGAAGAAATCCACATTCCTTCTTATCAATTTATTTTGACTGGCGTTTTCCGGGATTTGCCTCCCGCGGCACACGAATACTCTTTTGACATGGGAAATTACTTAAAAGCAAATGGCGCTATCGGTATGTTTGAATCCGACCAAGTCCTAAGCTATAAGAAAAATACAGGCATTCAATCTGTATTAGCGGAGCATAGGTGGCGGATTAAACAGCATATCAGGGAAAACTTTCCTGAAAACCTCATAGTGGAGGCTGAATCTTTATTAATTGGTGATCGAAGCGGAATGGATGAGGAACTTGCAGCAAGTTACCGTACGTTAGGGATAACTCATCTATTTGCAATTTCTGGTCTTCATGTAGGTTTATTAACGTTTCTTTTGCGGACATTACTTATCAGGCTGTCCATGAGAAAAGAGACCGTAGATACTCTCCTAATGATCTTGTTGCCTCTATACGCTGTCATAGCAGGGGGAGCCCCATCTGTTTGGCGTGCTGTTTCCGTTACGGTTCTCATTCTTTTGACTGCCACTGGTCGCTTTAGGATGCGAATGGATGATGCACTTGCCATAAGTGCGGCCTGTTTTATCCTTTTACAGCCATGGGTTGCCTTTCAGCCGGGATTTCAACTTTCCTACTTGGCTGCATTTTCATTGGTTTATTCAACCAAAATTCTTTCCCGTCAGAAATCCGGATTAGCCGTTTCGTTTCTTGTCACGATGATTACTCAATTGGCGCTATATCCTATTCTTTTATATCATTTTTATGAACTGTCACTGTCCTCTTTTGTAGTGAACTTGCTTTACGTTCCCGTTTATTCGGTGATCATATTGCCAATAAATATACTTTTGCTATTGTTGACGTACTTATTACCATCTTTTGCAGCAATTATCTTCTTTATCTATGAACCACTCAGAAATGGGCTTGGGCTATTCACGGAGTTCCTATCGTCGTTACCTTATCAGATGTGGGTACCGGGTAGACCGCACGGAGTGTTGTCAGCTCTGACTGTTATTGGGATTTTTCTGTTTTTCATCTCATTTGAGCGCGGAAGAAACCTGTTTCATTCATTATGTTTTATATTTGTTCCAGCAGTGATTCTTCATACATCCCCTTATATGAATCCAACATTGAAAGTTACTTTCCTCGATGTTGGACAAGGGGATGCTATCGTTATCGAACTTCCATGGAAACAGGAAGTCTATGTTATAGATGCAGGTGGAAATGTGAATTTTGGTGAACCTAATTGGCGTACACCGGAGAGGGAATTTGAAGTTGGAAGGAAAATCGTTGTTCCATTTTTGAAGGGAAGAGGTATTAAAAAAATAGATAAATTGATACTGACACATGCGGATAGTGATCATATTGAAGGAGCCGATGAAGTGCTTGAGGAAATAGCCGTTAAGGAAATCCATATCTCACCTAACAGTGAAAAAGAGTGGACGATGGAAGAAGTACTTCTTATTTCTGCAGAAAAGAAAATCCCTATTTTTGCGATGAATGAAGGAGTTAGTTGGCAGCAAGGATCTACCACGTTTAGCTATATTGGCCCCCAAAGAGGATTGTATAAAGGGAATGATAGTTCACTTGTTTTACTAATGGAAACTTCCGGTCCATCTTTTCTTTTTACAGGGGATTTAGAAGTTGAAGGGGAAAAGAGGATAGTAAGAGAATACAAGCATGTAAATTGGGGCCGATTAATACTTAAGGCAGGTCATCATGGAAGCCGAACATCAAGTTCAGACCTATTCATTCATACGTTGAACCCTGAGCTGACAATACTTTCATACGGCAGAAATAACCGATACGGTCATCCGCATCCTGAAGTCCTTGCCACTTTTGAACAGCAAAAATTACAAACATTATCAACGGCGGATCATGGCTCTATCACGATAAGAGTGAAAAAGGATCGGTATTCCGTACACACTTCCCAATAA
- a CDS encoding ComE operon protein 2 has translation MERITWDQFFMAQCHLLAVRSTCTRLAVGATIVRDNRIIAGGYNGSISGGDHCIDHGCYVVENHCVRTIHAEMNALLQCAKYGSPVDGSTVYVTHFPCLQCSKAIIQAGIRTVNYAKDYRNNEYAIKLFEQAGVEINHIPFDESKVDFTKEGKLELLTDILEEMKELGAPTDKLSSFKRRVDDLFGN, from the coding sequence ATGGAGCGTATTACATGGGATCAGTTTTTTATGGCGCAATGCCATCTTCTTGCGGTCAGAAGCACTTGTACAAGACTTGCTGTGGGAGCGACTATTGTAAGGGATAATAGAATTATTGCAGGGGGCTATAATGGCTCCATTTCCGGCGGTGACCATTGTATCGACCATGGTTGCTATGTCGTCGAGAATCATTGTGTCCGTACAATCCATGCTGAGATGAATGCCTTATTGCAATGTGCAAAGTATGGTAGTCCAGTAGACGGTTCAACTGTTTATGTCACCCATTTCCCTTGCCTGCAATGTTCGAAAGCGATTATTCAAGCGGGAATCCGAACAGTCAATTACGCAAAGGATTACAGAAACAACGAATATGCGATCAAACTCTTTGAGCAGGCAGGAGTAGAGATAAATCATATCCCTTTCGATGAAAGTAAAGTCGATTTCACTAAAGAAGGCAAGTTGGAGTTGCTCACTGACATACTTGAAGAAATGAAAGAATTAGGCGCACCTACAGATAAACTGTCCTCATTTAAGAGAAGGGTGGATGACTTATTCGGCAATTGA
- a CDS encoding helix-hairpin-helix domain-containing protein, which produces MTILLTSFSSGKWRRIITPIAAIAVLTAILFFPRGQADNHSIIASGQSPIISVLEEELPEEKPVDSEGTIAPVLIMVDIQGAVKYPGVYSLVEGNRLIDAIHAAGGYLPNADSRMLNHAMKLVDELFIYIPREGEELDFYDSKNLTKPHSNGQQNDDGKVNINLADVEELMTIPGIGPSKAAAIVAYREENGFFNSPEAIMEVSGIGQKTFDKLKSFISTK; this is translated from the coding sequence GTGACAATACTGCTTACTTCTTTTTCTTCAGGTAAATGGCGCAGGATCATCACCCCCATTGCAGCAATCGCTGTACTTACCGCAATACTGTTCTTTCCCCGAGGACAGGCTGATAATCACTCGATTATCGCAAGCGGTCAATCCCCAATTATTAGTGTTTTAGAGGAAGAACTTCCTGAAGAGAAACCTGTGGATAGCGAGGGTACAATTGCCCCGGTATTGATCATGGTTGATATTCAAGGTGCAGTGAAATATCCAGGTGTCTATTCTTTGGTCGAAGGAAATCGCCTGATTGACGCGATACATGCAGCCGGAGGGTATTTACCGAATGCAGATTCCCGAATGTTGAACCATGCGATGAAATTGGTAGATGAATTATTCATTTATATACCGAGGGAAGGCGAAGAACTGGATTTTTATGATTCAAAAAATCTAACAAAGCCTCATTCTAATGGCCAACAGAATGATGACGGCAAGGTGAATATTAATCTTGCAGATGTTGAGGAATTGATGACTATTCCGGGCATCGGGCCGTCGAAAGCTGCAGCAATAGTAGCATATCGTGAAGAAAATGGATTTTTTAACTCTCCTGAAGCGATAATGGAAGTGTCTGGAATTGGTCAAAAGACATTCGATAAACTTAAGTCTTTCATTTCAACCAAATAG
- a CDS encoding class I SAM-dependent methyltransferase — translation MSNKEAYTNFALVYDELMTEIPYDSYVELLSLALDGVKNRKIIDVGCGTGLLSVKLAKAGADVTGIDLSADMLEVAKKRANALSMPIDFLEQPMQEIEGEPEYDGAVIAIDSLNYLPDRESVIQTFKGIHSILKNGGLLMFDVHSTFKTDVIFMEGPFVFDNDRIAYIWETEEGDTEHSVYSNIAFFLKEENGLYRRFNENHLQTTYHVHEYVEMLQSAGFKVERIFADWEDEPPYEESERIFFQVRK, via the coding sequence ATGAGCAATAAAGAAGCCTACACGAATTTCGCACTCGTTTATGATGAGCTGATGACCGAAATTCCATACGATTCATATGTGGAATTACTTTCACTTGCGTTAGATGGGGTGAAAAATCGTAAAATCATCGATGTCGGCTGCGGAACCGGATTACTTTCCGTGAAACTTGCAAAGGCAGGCGCAGACGTTACCGGAATCGACCTCTCGGCGGATATGCTTGAAGTTGCCAAGAAAAGAGCAAATGCTCTATCAATGCCCATCGATTTCCTTGAGCAGCCGATGCAGGAGATTGAAGGTGAGCCGGAATATGATGGTGCGGTAATTGCGATAGATTCGCTTAACTATCTACCCGACCGGGAAAGTGTGATTCAAACCTTCAAAGGTATTCATTCGATATTAAAAAATGGTGGTTTGTTAATGTTTGATGTGCATTCCACCTTTAAGACGGATGTCATTTTTATGGAAGGGCCTTTTGTTTTTGATAATGACAGAATTGCCTACATTTGGGAAACCGAGGAAGGGGATACCGAGCATTCCGTCTATTCAAATATCGCGTTCTTCTTGAAAGAGGAAAATGGTCTTTATCGAAGGTTCAATGAAAATCATCTTCAGACAACATACCACGTTCACGAATATGTGGAAATGTTGCAAAGTGCCGGGTTTAAGGTGGAGCGTATTTTTGCAGATTGGGAAGATGAACCACCATATGAAGAAAGTGAAAGAATATTTTTTCAAGTCCGTAAATGA
- the rsfS gene encoding ribosome silencing factor — MTTLLEIAYKAVDDKNAQDIVVLNMEGVSLIADQFIICHANSERQVQAIAREVSDKAAENNFEVKRVEGLETGRWVLVDLGDVVVHVFHKDERGYYNLEKLWGDAPLLKMADEQ, encoded by the coding sequence ATGACAACATTATTGGAAATAGCATATAAAGCAGTAGACGACAAGAACGCACAGGATATTGTAGTTTTAAATATGGAAGGTGTATCACTGATAGCAGATCAATTCATTATCTGCCATGCGAACTCAGAACGACAAGTTCAAGCAATCGCGAGGGAAGTATCTGATAAGGCTGCTGAAAATAACTTTGAAGTAAAAAGAGTTGAAGGTTTGGAAACTGGAAGATGGGTCCTTGTAGATTTAGGTGATGTAGTCGTACACGTCTTCCATAAAGATGAGCGCGGCTACTATAATTTGGAAAAGTTATGGGGAGATGCCCCTTTACTAAAAATGGCCGATGAGCAATAA
- the yqeK gene encoding bis(5'-nucleosyl)-tetraphosphatase (symmetrical) YqeK, with protein METQQIINEIKKRVSLKRFEHVIRVAETAKVLAARYGVSVEKAELAALLHDVAKSMEPADMRKLIEENGEDNRLLSFHHEIWHAAAGKVIARDEFGVTDSDVLNAIRYHTTGRVGMSALEKVIYVADLIEPGRKFPKIEELRKTAELSIDEAMKSCIIHSVGYLVGKRVTVFPDSFECYNEHVQR; from the coding sequence ATGGAAACCCAACAAATTATTAATGAAATTAAGAAACGTGTTTCTTTAAAACGATTTGAACATGTTATTAGAGTAGCAGAAACAGCGAAAGTCTTGGCTGCCCGATATGGAGTTTCAGTCGAAAAGGCTGAATTAGCCGCTTTGTTGCATGATGTTGCGAAAAGCATGGAACCGGCAGATATGCGTAAACTAATTGAAGAAAATGGTGAAGATAATAGGCTGCTCTCTTTTCACCATGAAATTTGGCATGCAGCGGCAGGGAAGGTAATCGCACGTGATGAATTCGGGGTGACGGATTCGGATGTACTCAATGCCATCCGCTACCATACAACCGGTAGGGTAGGAATGTCTGCCCTTGAAAAAGTCATTTATGTTGCCGACCTGATTGAACCGGGAAGAAAGTTCCCTAAAATCGAGGAGCTTCGAAAAACAGCCGAACTATCGATAGATGAGGCGATGAAGTCTTGTATTATTCATTCTGTCGGATATTTAGTTGGCAAACGGGTAACTGTATTCCCCGACTCATTCGAATGCTATAATGAGCACGTACAAAGATGA